A single region of the Populus nigra chromosome 2, ddPopNigr1.1, whole genome shotgun sequence genome encodes:
- the LOC133682055 gene encoding protein CYSTEINE-RICH TRANSMEMBRANE MODULE 13-like, with amino-acid sequence MSYYDQHQPPVSVPPQQGYSKDAYPPPGYPVQGYPQGYPPQGYAPQYAAPPPRQETGFLEGCLAALCCCCLLDACF; translated from the exons ATGAGTTATTACGATCAGCACCAGCCGCCAGTTAGTGTTCCTCCACAGCAAG GGTATTCAAAGGATGCTTATCCACCACCTGGATACCCTGTTCAGGGATATCCACAAGGGTATCCTCCTCAAGGGTATGCTCCACAGTATGCTGCTCCTCCTCCTAGGCAAGAAACTGGTTTCCTTGAAGGATG CTTAGCAGCACTCTGTTGCTGTTGCCTCTTGGATGCTTGCTTCTGA